Proteins encoded together in one Zonotrichia leucophrys gambelii isolate GWCS_2022_RI chromosome 1, RI_Zleu_2.0, whole genome shotgun sequence window:
- the SLITRK1 gene encoding SLIT and NTRK-like protein 1, translated as MLLWILLLETSLCFAAGNVTGDVCKEKICACNEVEGDLHVDCEKKGFTSLQHFTAPTSQFYHLFLHGNSLTRLFPNEFANFYNAVSLHMENNGLHEIVPGAFLGLQLVKRLHINNNKIKSFRKQTFLGLDDLEYLQADFNLLRDIDPGAFRDLNKLEVLILNDNLISTLPPNVFQYVPITHLDLRGNRLKTLPYEEVLEQIPGIAEILLEDNPWDCTCDLLSLKEWLENIPKNALIGRVICEAPTRLQGKDLNETTEQELCKKNRVDSSLAAPPAEEETCDPGPIPTPFKIHGKEDPATPGSAPNGGTKIPVNWQIKTKPTAAVSTVSAKSKLPATFSCPHICSCDQIPGSGLKVNCNDRNVSSLVDLKPKPSNVQELFLRDNKIHTIRKSHFLDYRKLNLLDLGNNNIATVENNTFKNLFDLRWLYMDSNYLDTLSREKFAGLQNLEYLNVEFNGIQMIMPGTFNAMPKLRVLILNNNLLRSLPVDVFAGVSLSKLSIHNNYFMYLPVAGVLDQLTSITQIDLHGNPWDCTCPIVPFKQWAEMLRPKVIMSDLRCESPEDFFKEDFESLSNDVICPQLKISPTLTSTNKNSTGLTETGTHSNSYLETSRVSISVLVPGLLLVFVTSAFTVVGMLVFILRNRKRSKRRDANSSASEINSLQTVCDSSYWHNGPYSADGAHRVYDCGSHSLSD; from the coding sequence atgctgctttggatTCTGTTGCTGGAGACGTctctttgttttgctgctggaaaCGTTACAGGGGACGTTTGCAAAGAGAAGATCTGTGCCTGCAACGAGGTAGAAGGGGATTTGCACGTAGACTGTGAGAAAAAGGGATTTACCAGCCTGCAACATTTCACCGCCCCAACTTCCCAATTTTACCATTTATTCCTGCATGGCAATTCCCTGACTCGACTTTTCCCTAATGAGTTTGCTAACTTTTACAATGCGGTCAGTTTGCACATGGAAAACAACGGTTTGCATGAGATTGTTCCTGGGGCTTtccttgggctgcagctggTGAAACGCTTGCACATAAACAACAACAAGATCAAATCGTTCAGGAAGCAGACTTTCCTGGGGCTGGACGATCTGGAATACCTCCAGGCAGATTTTAATCTGTTGCGGGATATTGACCCGGGAGCATTTAGGGACTTAAACAAGCTAGAGGTGCTGATTTTAAATGACAATCTCATCAGCACCTTGCCCCCCAACGTGTTTCAGTATGTGCCGATCACCCACCTCGACCTCCGGGGAAACCGTCTTAAAACCTTGCCTTACGAGGAGGTCCTGGAGCAGATCCCAGGCATTGCTGAAATCCTGCTAGAGGATAACCCCTGGGACTGCACTTGCGATCTGCTGTCGTTGAAAGAATGGCTGGAAAACATACCTAAAAACGCTTTGATCGGCAGAGTGATTTGTGAAGCTCCCACTAGGTTGCAGGGCAAAGATTTAAATGAgaccacagagcaggagctgtgtaaAAAGAACAGAGTAGATTCCAGCCTAGCTGCTCCCCCTGCCGAAGAAGAAACCTGCGATCCTGGtcccattccaacccccttTAAAATACATGGCAAAGAAGACCCTGCCACGCCAGGATCTGCTCCAAACGGAGGTACAAAGATTCCTGTCAACTGGCAAATCAAGACCAAACCCACTGCTGCCGTGTCGACAGTGAGTGCGAAGAGCAAACTACCAGCCACCTTTTCCTGCCCGCACATCTGCAGCTGTGATCAGATCCCTGGCTCAGGTTTAAAGGTTAATTGCAATGATAGGAATGTGAGCAGCTTGGTGGATTTGAAGCCCAAGCCCTCCAACGTGCAGGAGCTGTTTCTGAGAGACAACAAAATACACACCATCAGGAAATCCCACTTTCTGGATTACCGAAAACTTAATTTACTCGATCTGGGCAACAACAACATTGCCACCGTTGAGAACAACACCTTCAAGAACCTCTTTGATCTCCGATGGCTCTACATGGATAGCAATTACTTAGACACCCTGTCCCGAGAGAAATTCGCTGGGCTGCAAAACCTGGAGTATCTGAACGTGGAGTTTAATGGGATCCAGATGATCATGCCTGGCACCTTCAATGCAATGCCCAAACTGAGAGTCCTCATCCTCAACAACAACCTGCTGAGGTCTCTCCCAGTAGACGTGTTCGCCGGGGTCTCGCTTTCCAAGCTGAGCATACACAACAATTATTTCATGTATCTCCCAGTGGCGGGGGTGCTGGACCAGCTCACCTCCATCACCCAGATTGACCTGCACGGCAACCCATGGGACTGTACTTGCCCTATCGTGCCTTTCAAACAGTGGGCAGAGATGCTGCGCCCCAAGGTGATTATGAGTGACCTGAGGTGTGAGTCCCCTGAAGATTTCTTCAAGGAGGATTTCGAGTCTCTCTCCAACGATGTGATTTGCCCTCAGTTAAAAATCTCTCCCACATTAACTTCTACTAACAAAAACAGCACCGGGTTGACAGAGACAGGTACTCACTCCAACTCCTACTTGGAGACCAGCCGGGTCTCTATTTCGGTGCTAGTGCCAGGGCTTCTGCTGGTTTTTGTGACCTCTGCTTTCACAGTGGTTGGCATGCTGGTTTTCATCCTGAGGAACAGAAAGCGCTCCAAGAGGAGGGACGCCAACTCCTCTGCATCTGAAATCAACTCCTTGCAGACGGTCTGCGACTCGTCCTACTGGCACAACGGGCCCTACAGCGCCGACGGGGCCCACAGGGTGTACGACTGCGGCTCCCACTCCCTGTCGGACTga